One segment of Gammaproteobacteria bacterium DNA contains the following:
- a CDS encoding GNAT family N-acetyltransferase yields the protein MLRTKLRQQDIDDVRSVTAATGFFSVSEVDVAVELVEVAFNQGAVSGYSFLLAEHDGAMCGYTCFGRVPCTEASFDLYWIVVDNAYQGQGVGTRLLMRTEQLIHDHGGRQMYAETSSRAQYRPTRLFYRHAGFLQAARLRNFYAVGDDKIIYCKSPGSSA from the coding sequence ATGCTTCGAACTAAATTGCGCCAGCAGGATATCGACGACGTGCGAAGCGTGACGGCCGCGACCGGTTTCTTCTCTGTGAGTGAAGTTGACGTCGCGGTGGAACTGGTCGAGGTCGCGTTCAACCAAGGCGCCGTCAGCGGTTATTCATTTCTGCTGGCCGAGCACGACGGCGCGATGTGCGGCTACACCTGCTTCGGTCGCGTGCCGTGCACCGAGGCCAGTTTCGACCTGTACTGGATTGTGGTCGATAACGCGTATCAGGGCCAGGGAGTTGGCACCCGTCTGCTGATGCGCACAGAGCAACTCATACACGACCACGGCGGGCGGCAGATGTATGCGGAGACCTCGTCGCGCGCGCAATACCGGCCCACCCGTTTATTCTATCGCCACGCCGGTTTTCTCCAGGCCGCGCGTCTGAGGAATTTTTACGCCGTGGGCGACGACAAAATCATCTACTGCAAATCTCCCGGTAGTTCCGCCTAG
- a CDS encoding histone deacetylase family protein, protein MFRIRKIHDDTNVNKASLAQVQAILRTQFQALDEADIVKLPQQLKSPHKHRFRAILFVAEDARAQVLGFALVLHDPELHFCYLDFLSAARGGTGGGTGGALYQRVREESRSLEAKGLFFECLPDDPELSPDDKIRAQNVDPLVFHQRGVPLRYSGRAAARVARLKFYEHYGARPIANTAYETPLREGVTDPPYLVFDGLGGKAPLRRVYARSVVRAILERKYGKICPPEYIDKVINSFRDDPVQLRPPRYEPKAAAGPAQGAPVRARPIALIVNDKHSIHHVRERGYVQAPVRIDSIIKEIDATSLFEHLPARHFALDYIKAVHDKDYVDYLKNAYARVPEGKSVYPYVFPLRNHARVPEDLPLRAGYYCIDTFTPLNQNAYKAAIGAVDCALTGAECLLQGYTLAYALVRPPGHHAERDSFGGFCYFNSSAVAAHQLSHYGRVAVLDVDYHHGNGTQDIFYDRADVLTVSVHGHPRVSYPYFSGFDDEKGEGVGRGFNVNIPLPEGLDGEKFREALSKALARIRKFNPAYLVLALGLDTARGDPTSSFTLRAKDFQLNGRMIGGLRLPTLVVQEGGYRTRSLGVNARHFFLGLAEAEQPALLTRAAAHAKV, encoded by the coding sequence ATGTTTCGCATCCGTAAGATCCACGACGACACAAACGTCAACAAGGCGTCGCTCGCGCAGGTGCAGGCGATTCTTCGTACGCAGTTTCAGGCGCTGGACGAGGCGGACATCGTCAAACTGCCGCAACAGTTGAAGAGCCCGCACAAACATCGGTTTCGCGCGATCCTGTTCGTAGCGGAGGATGCGCGCGCTCAGGTACTGGGGTTCGCGCTGGTGTTGCACGATCCGGAGCTGCATTTCTGCTACCTGGATTTCCTCTCGGCGGCGCGCGGCGGCACTGGTGGCGGCACCGGTGGCGCGCTTTACCAGCGCGTGCGCGAAGAGTCGCGTTCGCTGGAGGCGAAGGGACTTTTTTTCGAGTGTCTGCCCGACGACCCGGAACTCTCTCCCGATGACAAGATTCGCGCTCAGAATGTCGACCCACTGGTATTTCACCAACGCGGAGTTCCATTACGATATTCTGGCCGCGCGGCTGCGCGAGTTGCGCGGCTGAAATTCTATGAGCACTACGGTGCGAGGCCGATCGCCAACACCGCGTACGAAACCCCGCTGAGGGAAGGTGTGACCGACCCGCCTTATCTGGTGTTCGACGGACTCGGCGGCAAAGCGCCGCTGCGGCGCGTATACGCCCGCTCGGTGGTGCGCGCCATTCTCGAACGCAAGTACGGCAAGATCTGTCCCCCGGAATATATCGATAAGGTGATCAACTCCTTTCGCGACGATCCGGTGCAACTGCGCCCGCCGCGGTACGAACCGAAAGCCGCGGCCGGGCCCGCGCAGGGCGCACCGGTGCGCGCCCGACCTATTGCGCTGATCGTCAACGACAAGCATTCGATCCACCACGTGCGCGAGCGGGGGTACGTACAAGCGCCGGTGCGCATAGACTCCATCATCAAGGAGATCGATGCGACTTCGCTGTTCGAGCACCTGCCGGCGCGGCACTTCGCGCTTGACTACATCAAGGCGGTACACGACAAGGATTACGTCGACTACCTAAAGAACGCCTACGCGCGCGTGCCGGAGGGAAAGTCCGTGTACCCGTACGTGTTTCCGCTGCGCAATCATGCGCGCGTGCCCGAAGATCTGCCGCTGCGCGCGGGTTACTACTGCATCGACACGTTTACGCCGCTCAATCAGAACGCTTACAAGGCGGCAATCGGCGCCGTCGACTGCGCGCTGACGGGCGCGGAATGTCTGCTGCAGGGGTACACCCTGGCGTACGCACTGGTGCGACCGCCGGGACACCACGCGGAGCGCGACAGCTTCGGCGGCTTCTGCTATTTCAATTCTTCCGCCGTGGCCGCGCATCAGTTGAGCCATTACGGTCGCGTGGCGGTGCTGGACGTGGATTACCATCACGGCAACGGCACACAGGACATTTTCTACGACCGTGCCGATGTGCTGACCGTGTCGGTGCACGGGCACCCGCGGGTCTCTTATCCGTATTTCAGCGGTTTCGACGACGAAAAAGGCGAAGGCGTCGGCCGTGGTTTCAATGTCAATATTCCACTCCCGGAAGGGCTGGACGGCGAGAAATTCCGCGAGGCATTGAGCAAGGCGCTCGCGCGGATCCGTAAATTCAATCCGGCTTATCTGGTGCTGGCGCTGGGGCTGGATACCGCGCGCGGTGACCCGACCAGTTCATTTACTTTGCGTGCAAAGGATTTCCAGCTCAACGGACGCATGATCGGCGGTTTGCGCCTGCCTACCCTGGTGGTGCAGGAGGGCGGTTATCGCACGCGATCGCTGGGTGTGAACGCACGGCATTTTTTTCTTGGACTCGCCGAAGCCGAGCAGCCCGCGCTGCTGACGCGCGCCGCCGCGCATGCGAAAGTCTGA